The Acinonyx jubatus isolate Ajub_Pintada_27869175 chromosome D3, VMU_Ajub_asm_v1.0, whole genome shotgun sequence DNA segment agagttacaGGAGcaaaatactgtaaaaaaaaataataaaatatatgtgtacataatatatctataaatacatGCACATAAAGAGATTTACAAAATTTATAGAACAATAGAAAATAGACCAAAATATTTCCAGCAGTTTTTTCTGGATGGTgtgattttaagtgatttttttcttctctttctcctttatgtattttacaatttttcctttacttttataATCAAGGAGAAAAAGCGTAGGGCCAAGATGGAAACTTCTAAAGCCATGAACTCATTTCTAGAGGCTTCTCCTAGAATGTTCCTCACCCCTCTGTTCTCTGGCTCTGGCCTCTGTCCTTGAGGACGGGGAGGGGTCTTCTCTCTGAAACAGaaacattgtaaaataaatattataaaatgtttacagcTGTTCCTTGAGTGGAGTGGGAGCTCTTCACCAACAGGGTAAGGTCCACTGTGCCTAGCATACGAACTTATGCCAAATTAAACCAAATCCTAACCTTCGTTCTACTTGCAATGGTTTTTTCAACCGTATAGAAGGCCAGGGAGAAAATTCACGTATAAGATGTTCACCATATTGCACTATAGCCTACTCCTCTCACAGAGAGCCTGGCTCAGACTGGTTATGAACGCTAGCCAGacaacctctctgaacctgtgtAGGGTTCAGAGGATAGGGGTCATGGATACTAAAAATCCCAAATCCAAACCGAAACAGAGCTGAGATTCAGGGTCTCTCTGATCTAGCCCTGTTAACTTCAGCTTTACCTCCCATTATTCCTTGGTAAGTACTCTGCACTATGCTTTTTGCTTCTGGGTTTAGTCCCTACCATCATTCATCCCCAAAATACTAGACTAAGGGTTTGCTACCCATTAGGCACTAGGCAGGATATGACCAATACTAAGCCTGTGACAAACCCTACTCTTAAGGTGCTTATGGTTTAAATGGGGGTACACCGATCACAATACAGCATGAGAAGGGACTTCTTGAATAGAGGTATCAACTACCTAGGGTGGAAGCATGGATGAGAGCAACTAATGTGGGGAAGAAGGGTCACTTCAAGGAGGGGGTAACTTCAGGCCTGCTCATTAAAGACAGATAGAAATTACTTGAGGAGGAGGGTGTTGAGCAGGCCCAGGGAGGGCAGAAGaggcaaagggaaaacaaatacaaaggcTCATGAATGTGAAAGGGTAAGTTCCTTTAAGAGAGGTCCAGTATGTCTAGGTACAGGGTATGCTGGGGTGAGGTGGGTTAAGAGAAGGTAAGAGATACCGCTGGGGAGCTTCGGGGTGTGTGAgtgcatacgtgtgtgtatgcatgcaccaGACTGAGACCAGCTCTCAGAACTTGTGTCTGTAGGAAGATCCACACATACTTCAAACTCTGCAAAGCTTTCCAGacctcctgtctcctcctccctctatACTTTATGTATCACTATTGCAGCAACCCCCTCCTTGCAAACTCTCCTGCTGGACACCCTGCTTCCAAAGCTGCTATTTCACAGCACTCTGCACACTTACAATTGTAATACCTTGTGTGCTGCCTAGCACACTGCCTGCCCACTGGCAGATGCTCAGTGTATTACAGTCCAGTGAGTGGCAACTAgggcttcctcccttcctgaCAGACTGCCATCTGGATCCTAAGTGCCTCAAAACTGAGGGTAAGTACTTAATAAAGGGTGGGGCGAGAAGGTGCTGAATGGAAGAGAATTCCTGTCCAAAGTAAGGAGTGGGTGTAAGAGGCCTCACCTGGGGTCCTGCTGCCCAGTGCTGCCCCTGCCATAGAGGGGGATGACCTTATCTCGGCTGATGCCAGCTTTGCAAACTGGACACACCTGTCTGTTAGGTCTGGTCTCCAACCACtgcaatcaggaaagaaaaatgcatgaaTGGCGCAAGAAGCCCACCTCAGAGCAGTCAGGGTCAGAACAATATGGACCAGAGgcctcaaactggaaacaccAGCACCAGCAGGGAACACTTCAAGGAGCCCAACTCCTGATTCCTACtcctggcactcaataaatatctaccAGTGGTGAAATCAAAATTGCTTTTAAACACCATCATAAATTAAACAGGCTTTCTCATGCATCATGATCTCTAGTGGCTCCCAGCAATATAGCAGGAAGGAACTGCAAGCCTGGAGCTGTGTCAAGGAGTCTGACTGACCCAGCTGGTATAACGAGCTTTAAAATCTCTGCATTCCTCAGTAGAccaactgtaaaaaataaatttttctctctgtgattTCTCATTTTTACAGCATTTCCTCAACAACTTTGTATCCCAGGCATCAACATCTGAACATAACTTGGCCATTTTCTGGTGATTTACTATGTGCTAAAAGACAGACTTTGCTTATTAtctaaatttgttgttttttaatgtactttcGTTGATTTTTGCACTCAACTACTTCTTTCAATACTAAAAACACTAGAATTCTATTTTGGGTTTCCCAGGCTCTTTCACTAGTTGTAAAGCATTTTGCTTAAccttctctaaaacaaataaaaatgataagaaCATATTATCTGTAGTGTCTTCGtagacattaaataatttaatacatatatattttctcagaATTTATCTTAGAACATAAATTGTATCTTTAGATCCAATGATATAAAGTTTATTATATAAATGTGAATCTAAGATTTTGGGGCCAAGGAGAAAGCATTTAGTGATTTTATATCCCACTTCCTTTATCTTACTGTTGAAAGCTTCAAAACTTATGTGTTATGTGCTCTTTATAAATTTACAGAAGACATGTTCTACCAGGTTCCTCTGGAATCAGAATGCACAGCTCCGAACATAGTGGGAATCCCTCTCTTGTTTCCCCCGCTCCTTCCTCCTACCTGAATTCTGAGGCTCTAGAGGTCTGGAACTTCTGTCCTCCCCCAATGTTCCCAAGCCACCTACTACTATGGGGTTCTGCCAACAACCATGGGGACAGTCAGCACACAGTAATCATCCACAGCCGGTTGTAAATGCCAAGCCCTGCTCTGCCTCACCAAGCATGTGGCTGGGTCTTGGTGAATACTTACTAACTGGTTTTCATAATCATCTGAAGCTAGGAAAACAGATTTTCTCCCCTCTCACAAAAGCTCTCTGTTGAGACCaaaaaaatttccctctttttaacattttcatagtTGATATGTAGGAAATACTTTTTGTAGAGGccaaatctcaaaaataaacacctaaCATACTATCAAATCCAACCCAATCTACAGGTGGAAAATTGTGAATCAGAGAGGTGGTGGCCTGCCAAGGCCACAAAGGCCATCAGTACAGTCAGGACCATCCCAGGTACTCCACTGAGCCCTTCATCGGTAGGTAGATGTATAAAGAGGGTTGGGGGTAAAGCAAGcaaatgaacccacaaacaggGGAGATTGCACCTTCTGACGGTAGTCTCCTGAGACTAGGGGTGTCTTGTGCAACCATAGCTGATGaaagacaaagtaaaatgaaatgcaCCTTACCTGATGTAAACATGGCCAACTGCCAGAGTCCCCAGGGCACCAGTcatcaaggagaaagagaatgggggtaaagagagaaaaatgcttTCATTAGCAGAGACACTGAGGGTGGGAGGAGTTTAAAACTGGGACACAAGGTGGAACTGTGGAGTACTGCAATCCCACCGAGTGTCTGTGGGGAATCACTagtattagaaattagaaaagattGGGCTAAAATCACAGGAAAAATGAGGCAATACAGACAAGACCCCAGTCTCTACCCTTGGGATCCTACTTGTGAAGGACCTCCAGGTCCCAGACCATCCCAGACTCAGCTTCTCTACAAGTCAACCTTTGAGAGGTTGTGGCATCTGAAGGAATCCAATAAAAGCTAAAGACCCtttgtacagaaaaaaattcatggagGCATTctcatatatacatgcatacctaAGTCTCACAATGTGTGACTCTAAATCTGGTTTAACAAAATCCTCAGGCTGTCCTCAACCCTGAGTGCTCTGCTGGCAGGAGGTAGCTTATAAATTCAAATCTACTATAAAAACATCTTTAAGTAATAAAAAGCATGGGGATGCTGCTTGGCAGAAAGGGCTACCTTCAGCTTATATGAGCTGCACTACAATGAATTGCTGCCCAGtctctcatttttcaaatgaggaaaccaaactCAGAAACATGAAATGACTTACCTACGGCACCAGGACTAAAAAGTAAGCCTCCTGACTATTCTATCACCCAGCACTAGGTGCAAAACAAGACATTTACAGAATTGAAGGAAAAGTTACTCTAACTCcagatttttcactttttctctcttgatTCATTCATCCAACTAACAAATATCCACTGCACACCTATGAGCCAGGAGAGTGGAAAATGTGGACATGGTTTCTGTCCCTCATAAAACATGACTCCTCTAGCCAAGTAAAATTTGGACTCAGAGGATAATTCCTTTCCCAGTTCCTGAACCAGTTTAGCCTCACAATCCAGATATGCAATCTCACTGGATATAACAGACACATCTGACATCTGACTCCCACATTAACCTTGCAGTACCATTCCAAACTGAGCCTAAGGCACCTCAAATCATGGCAGATCTCCCCTAGCAACTTCCCTTAAAGGCTGTGGGGGAGAAATGAAAGTAACTTTCCTTTAGGGGAAAGTTCAGAATTATAACAAAGATGGTGATCACTTCCATTTATTAAGCAACTATTGTGTGCCAGGCTGTGGCTGACaagcttttcatttattaatattactGGAGGGTCATATTAACCTATGACAAAGTATAATTATCTCTTCattgcacagatgagaaaactgaagtacagagaggCTGGTAGATTTGCTCAGGGACAAACCACTCTAATTGGAAGCATCTGTTTCATTTTAGAGTCTGTGTTCTTTCCAATGGTACCTTCATTTAGTTCTTAATTATGACACTCATTTCAAGTCCTGGTTATATGATTCCCCAGAGAATATCCAATTTCTAGGAGACAATAGTTTCTGCATAAAACTTAATGATTAGGGCAAGAGCTACCAGAACAAAATCTGCCCCATTCTATTTATTCACCAATAAATTTATCTTTGTCACTGCTGCCAACTTAAACTCCCTTAAATACTGCTTAAACGTCCCTTTCTTCACACCACTTCCCTGCTCAAAAATATCCCACAGCTTTATGTCCTCAATCAAATCTGGGTTTGATAATCTGGCCCAACCCTCCCTTAACCACTCTTGTTTCCTAacacttcccagcctcccatcCAGGGTGCTATTTGAGGTATACAGCAGCCTCGGGGTCTCAAGGTCTCATATCTAAGAGTGCATATGTCCATCCCCAGAAAATGCCTGCATTGGAGGGCACATATTCTTTGCCTTATCTGTCATTCTTACCCCTCCAGTTACTCCAATTCACTCTTCCAGGTCAAGTTCAAAATCaagagagaagaataaaatctCAATATTTACCCAGAATCTCAGAGCCAGGAGGGGCTTCTATAACGATGGAGGCCAGAATGAAACTAACCCTGCCACTTCATTTTGATACATGTAAAATATAGCAACAATTATTAGGATCATCTATTAGGATCAACACTAATACATAGTATTTACTGTGTGCCTCATGTTCTTCTaagctttttatgtatttagagtCATTTGATGCTCACAAACAACCCTGTAAaatgagacagagtgtgtgtaagcatcttgcccaaggtcatccagtAGGAAAgtagcagagtcaggattcagAACAAGGAAGTCTGGTTCTACTGTCCTTGCTCATAACCACTGTACATACTGCTTCTTTGCTCAGCACAGCAAGTGGCACATAGTAACTGCTCACTAACTGGTGAGTGTTTTCATTTCAGAGGTGGGGGTACAGAGTCCAGAGCTGGGacatgatttgcccaaggccactaAACTCATCAGCAACAGAACTGGCATAAGAACCCAGGCCTCCTGCTTCTTGGGCCTGATTGTATCAGGAGATCCAAAGTGGGTGGGAAACCCTTGTTCCAAAGCTGCCCAGGGCCACAGGCTTTCAAAACTTAGCAGTGTGTCTTCTGGGGTGGTGACAGGGATACTGACCAGAAGAGGTGGCCACACAGGCTGATGACGGCGTCCTTGGCTGTGTCCAGGCAGATGTTGCACTCGAAGGTGCTGTCCTGCCCTCCACTCTCACCAGCACCATTGCTGCTACCACTGGGCCCCCCTGCACTGGAGTTCTCAGGGGATGCAGAGGCCGAGGGCCCCTTGCTTGCCATCTTTGACTGTCAGAAACGGAGTGAAGATTCTCCCCAGGAAAATCCTGAAAGACAGAGAGTCCTTGATTGCCCATTTCTATAGCCCACTCTCCCTAGATTCCATAGCAATACCTCCATTGTTTCTCAGTTCTGAAGTTCAGATTATGACTGGACCCCTAAACAGACTTCGCAGAGGCTACAGAGGATGACACTCATGGGGCACCACCCAGAGAACAATGACTCAGATACTTTCATGAACATGGACTAGAATGTACCACACAAATACACTGCACAAATACACGGCATCCTCCTTCCAGATGGTTCTCCAGAGGAACTGACAACCTTTCCCACATGACCCTACATTCTCCCAGGATAACCAATCCAGGTAACAAATATGTGCTCGATAAAACTGAATGTGCACAGGCTGTCCTTTAACTTTAGACTGCAACTATACTGGCGGGTGAATCGGGTTAGGCCAGAAAAGTTGTGACTGGTATATGCCAGAATATAAGTGTAACTGTGAAAGGTTAGGAAGCTAAGAAGAACCAGAAAGGCCATTCAGCCCAATGTCTTTGAAAATCTTTTGCATTCTGCCTTCTATCGGGTTAAAATACTATctactttggggtgcctgggtggctcagtcggttaagtgtccgacttgggctcaggtcatgatctcgtggtttgagggttcgagccctgtgttgggctctgtgctgacagctcagagcctggagcctgcttcagattctgtgtctcctcctttctctgcctctcccatgctcatgctgtctctctctgtccaaataaacgtttaaaaagaatttttttaaaatactatctaCTTTATTTGGTCTAAATCTATCAACTCTTTAGActcaatacattaaaattttttttttaatgtttatttatttttgagacagagagagacagagcatgaatgggagggtcagagagagagggagacacagaatctgaaacaggctctgggctccgagctgtcagcacagagcccgatgcagggctcgaacccatggaccgtgagatcatgacctgggccgaagtcggacgctcaactgactgagccacccaggcgcccctagactcaatacatttaaagaagagatttaTGTCACTGCTGTACATGGAAAACCAGTATTAGTTACCATAAGTGAAAGATAACTACAAACATAATGATAGAAAAGCTGTTTATCCACATACTGAGATCATCTGGCACATACAATGTGTTGGGCAAACTTGATCTGGTCCAATCTCTTTAGGAAACTGCACCCCAAGACCTGTCCTCTAACTGATGAATATGGAGCTAAGACCGGGACTCATGACACCCAGTCTGTATTCAAACCATTGTACCACCATAGATTAAGCTGGCCAACAAATGCTAGGAGAAAGACACTATTGTTCAACACTGCCTCCAAATAAAAGAACCTGCCAAATCTGAACACAAAGAAGGACAAAACCAACACCAACCATACCCAGAAATTCTGGGTATAGATTAAGAATCTGTCAAGAGCCTGGTCCAGCCACCCTCACCACCCTAGAAATTCTAAGTAGGAGATGCTGGCTGGTAATCATAGCCAGAAAACCAGCAGCTTGGATGCTGACTTCAGTTGAGCCTCCAGCCTGCTAGGTGTTTTGGGaacctcccttctcctctgtggccagttttttcatctgtaaactgaggcACTGGACTACACTGTCTCCTAGTtgtttccttccagctctaagaCTGCCATCCCAGGTCATCTCATCCACTCTCTCCAAAGCAGGCAGCCCCACCACAAGTCTGGGACTCACCACTGGAGTACCAGAAGACTGTTCTGATTCCAGCTTCCAAAGTTCAAAGAGATGTAAAGACCAAAAAGCCAGTCTTCTCAGACCAAGAAGCCTTCCTACACACCACCAACTTAGAACTCTAGACTCAAAAGCACCCTCCTCACGATAGCAGCTCAGTGACTTGAGCAGGGAGAGGAAACCAGCTCACCACCACTTTTTCACATAGTTACATCATTTTACATAATGTCCCAGAAGGGCAGCTGGCTGCTGGCAGCACCAGTGCCTCACTGGCCTCAGCTCCAAGTCCTTCCCCCTGACCCAGggcttctttctctccatatACAAGTGTTCTCTCCTTCTTAGGATGGAGCGTGCTTCTGAGGGCCATGTTATGGCCTTCACATGTCGTTCCAGCTCAAGTACCTGACAggtgtgtgtttctttaaaatatatttaccttttaaaattaagaactgtGTATACAGAAGTAGAAAGACAATCATAAAGTCAGGTTCACTGATCAATCTTAATGATAGTCTCCTGCTGTGATGCAATAGGAAGTACATATCACCAACAACGAAGCACTCTTAATACATAGACTCTAATcatatctctaaaataaattaccCACTTACAGAAAATATGGGGCATAGATGCATGTGTTTAACAACCCCAGGAGGATGCAATCAgcaaatccagaatgtgggacCTTTCATAGGGCAAATAATCCAagttctccaaaaaataaatagcataagTGGGGCGTGGAATTCTAGATTGAAACTTGAGACATATCTGCCACTGGAACTGTGTGGATCTCACTGGAACCAGGTTCAAACAAACCAACTGTAAAAAGACATTTGTGAGATGACTGTCAAAAATTAGATTTAGGCTGGATATTAGTGgtattaaggaattattattaattttattgagtaTGATAATGGTATtgcataatttagaaaatattcatcTGCTAGAAATCCACACTTAAGTATTTATGATGGAATGATATTTGGGATTGGCTTTAAAATACTCCAGGAGGAGAagtgaaaatggagagaaaagatgaacagGGAAGGTGATGGTTGTTGGAGCTGGATGATGAATGGCGATTTATTCCATTAGCTTATTTTTGTGTCCTTATAAACTTCCATAATAAAAGGTATTTTTAGAAACATGTTAGATTGCAGAAGAGTATGTGCCTGAACTTATTTgggtaaaaacaaaatacataaatgaatacacacacacatacacacaaatatatgcaaagaaaatgCCTAAAAGGCACAAACTGAACTATTGACAATTATTTCTCGGATCAGGGGCTGGGGAACTTTCGAGTTTCATATTCTTATTCTGATTTAATGTTTTATGACAAACAGGTATTACCTTtatagtaacatttaaaaaattggggttgcctgggtgggtcag contains these protein-coding regions:
- the RNF185 gene encoding E3 ubiquitin-protein ligase RNF185, giving the protein MASKGPSASASPENSSAGGPSGSSNGAGESGGQDSTFECNICLDTAKDAVISLCGHLFCWPCLHQWLETRPNRQVCPVCKAGISRDKVIPLYGRGSTGQQDPREKTPPRPQGQRPEPENRGGFQGFGFGDGGFQMSFGIGAFPFGIFATAFNINDGRPPPAVPGTPQYVDEQFLSRLFLFVALVIMFWLLIA